The Zestosphaera sp. genome includes a window with the following:
- a CDS encoding zinc ribbon domain-containing protein — protein LREKHVKRDLRNKVASFVIKVAREERAVVVLEKLPKRFQDRALEKNGLKSLDAHRLKQSAIRGIQKQVVEKALEFGVKVSFVDPRGTSGKCPLCGSNLSPMTGNAQRRGWSPRFVKCTRCGFTHDRDVIGAWNIALKLDVSPVPLGSNGVHDPCVEWLVATVNRRARGTTRPRKTYKNLGRETEDALGKP, from the coding sequence GCTACGGGAGAAGCACGTTAAAAGAGACTTGAGGAACAAGGTTGCGTCTTTCGTTATTAAGGTAGCTAGGGAGGAGAGAGCTGTTGTTGTTCTGGAGAAGCTTCCCAAGAGGTTTCAGGATAGAGCACTAGAGAAGAACGGGCTGAAGTCACTAGATGCTCACAGGCTTAAACAATCAGCCATCAGAGGCATCCAGAAGCAGGTAGTGGAGAAAGCACTAGAGTTCGGAGTAAAGGTATCGTTTGTAGACCCAAGAGGTACATCTGGAAAGTGCCCTCTCTGCGGCTCCAACTTATCTCCTATGACGGGCAATGCCCAGAGGAGAGGTTGGAGCCCTAGGTTCGTGAAGTGCACGAGGTGCGGTTTCACCCATGACAGAGACGTAATAGGAGCATGGAACATAGCTCTAAAACTAGATGTGAGCCCCGTGCCGTTGGGCTCGAACGGTGTCCATGACCCCTGCGTAGAGTGGCTAGTAGCCACGGTGAACCGCAGGGCAAGAGGCACAACCCGTCCTAGAAAAACCTACAAAAACCTAGGACGGGAAACAGAAGATGCACTAGGGAAGCCTTGA